From the genome of Kryptolebias marmoratus isolate JLee-2015 linkage group LG19, ASM164957v2, whole genome shotgun sequence, one region includes:
- the LOC108240251 gene encoding transcription factor E2F6: protein MGKCVVSGCPNRMVANARATSNRPPRRFFRFPRDPDRVKVWLAALRENDQDRLEHQVICEDHFLPEDICKTGVRSDAIPLMPPYLDGPQGRVSSWSREAPQEEEQWPPRDCEEEGGGEAGPDPPQQDPGEAAGNPPGPEMTSDSPQTETSSIKADTPLSWLTRGFLELLMATPDAAVGIEEAATSLQTSTRRVHNIVSVLRGLGLVRREPENRVKWIGTGPICSFLWRNPLRFLETLEKLKQVENELDRLIKTCAEQLFSLTDDEQNAASAYVSCEDIARLRDFQEQTVIVVRAPQDTKLNVPPPDQRSTRMHLIAERGPILALTCDVGSQQTSTFDPTDSGRSFSTLNKSRHRIFSLHREVIRVQQKTRPV from the exons ATGGGGAAGTGCGTCGTGTCGGGCTGTCCGAACCGGATGGTGGCCAACGCCCGGGCGACGTCAAACCGACCCCCGCGGAGGTTCTTCAGGTTCCCCCGAGACCCGGACCGGGTGAAG GTGTGGCTGGCGGCGCTGAGGGAGAACGACCAGGACCGCTTGGAGCATCAGGTCATCTGTGAAGACCACTTCCTGCCAGAGGACATCTGTAAAACCGGGGTCCGCAGCGACGCCATTCCCCTCATGCCTCCTTACCTGGACGGGCCGCAGGGCCGGGTTAGTTCCTGGAGCAGAGAGGCCcctcaggaggaggagcagtggcCCCCCAGAGACTGCGAGGAAGAGGGCGGAGGGGAGGCCGGACCTGACCCACCGCAGCAG GATCCAGGTGAGGCAGCTGGGAACCCACCTGGACCTGAGATGACCAG tgatTCTCCTCAAACTGAAACCTCCAGCATCAAAGCAG ATACTCCTCTGTCCTGGCTGACCCGAGGCTTCCTGGAGCTGCTGATGGCGACCCCCGACGCCGCCGTGGGCATCGAGGAGGCGGCCACGAGCCTTCAAACCTCGACACGCCGAGTTCACAACATCGTCAGCGTCCTGCGCGGCCTCGGCCTGGTCCGGAGGGAGCCGGAGAACCGGGTCAAGTGGAT aggAACCGGTCCGatctgcagcttcctgtggaGGAACCCGCTGCGGTTCCTGGAGACGCTGGAGAAGCTGAAGCAGGTGGAAAACGAGCTGGACCGACTGATTAAGACCTGCGCCGAGCAGCTCTTCAGCCTGACCGACGACGAGCAGAACGCTGC GTCGGCCTACGTGAGCTGCGAGGACATCGCTCGCCTCCGGGACTTTCAGGAGCAGACGGTGATCGTCGTCAGAGCGCCGCAGGACACCAAGCTGAACGTTCCTCCACCTGACCAG agaAGCACTCGGATGCATCTGATCGCAGAGAGAGGTCCCATCCTGGCTCTGACCTGTGACGTGGGCTCGCAGCAAacctcgacctttgaccccacagACAGCGGCAGGTCCTTCTCCACGCTGAACAAGAGTCGCCACAGGATATTCTCTCTGCATCGAg AGGTAATTAGAGTCCAGCAGAAGACGAGGCCGGTCTAa
- the LOC108240286 gene encoding NACHT, LRR and PYD domains-containing protein 9 isoform X1 has translation MRMWFSPEIRLSRTEERRGAAAASGVSAIMDLCENRDQGGSAPGTGLSVDHENQNQTHRAEQQPGPDSTGPGPGPGPGPGPGPGPGAGPEPGPEPGPEPGPGPESKHLVTRRRSMVVNSPDLRETQSEQQQSPDSAGPEPESGPGSKQSVRRVRSKELNFPDLKGTRPELQQNPDPAGLDPGPGSTCLLQQKTSVNVKDVDFQDMDLNQQCLEVLSHQHQHQTDLDSIFMLLEESIFRFVKTELKKIQRVLTEGGPECLENQNQNQNEEVLGANSRNLFLNITLNFLRGMKQEELADDLQKRTNCTETREEIKSKLRKTFQCVFDEMSKAGSPTVQNHVYIPEEKPGEVTEDQKEKSRKPYRPETTIRQEDIFKAPPGRHGPIRTVMTKGVAGIGKTVLTQKFTLDWAEDRSNQDIHFLFPFTFRELNVLKEKKFSLVGLLHHFFTETKGTCRFDEFQVLFIFDGLDECRLPLDFHRNQILTDVTESTSVDVLLTNLIKGKLLPSARLWITTRPAAANQIPAECVDMVTEVRGFTDPQKEEYFSKRFRDKKQANKIVSHIKTSRSLHIMCHIPVFCWISATVLEDVLKTKDGPELPKTLTEMYIHFLVVQTKVKQVKYYGGAETDSQWSPETRKVIESLGKLAFEQLQKGNLIFYESDLTESGIDIRDASVYSGVFTQIFKEERGLYQDKVFCFVHLSVQEFLAALHVHLTFITSGVNLLGEKQTNSETHFYMTAVNRASQSPNGHLDLFLRFLLGLSCHKNQTLLRGLVSQKDCNSQENQNLVSHIKEKIRENPSAEKSINLFHCLNELNDRSLVEEIQQFITSGSLSTDDLSPAQWSALVFILLSSEEDLDVFDLKKYSASEEALLRLLPVVKASDKVLLSGCNLSERSCEALSSVLSSSSSSLRQLDLSNNNLKDSGVKLLSAGLKSPNCKLEVLSLSGCLIRDEGCASLASALSSNPSHLRELDLSYNHPGASGLKLLSAGLQDPLWRLDTLRLDHAGEQSLKPGLKKYFCKLELDKNSLNRHLQVSDTNRKMTLVKAKQPYPDHPDRFDLWQLLCRNALTGRCYWEVEWRGGVRIALSYRRIPRKGQSNDCRFGGSDASWRLSCSDGGYSICHGNSQVFIPTLSVSHRVAVYVDCPAGTLSFYRVSSGSLIHLYTFSTSFTQPLYAGFGFTSYDSSVSLCSV, from the exons ATGAGGATGTGGTTCAGTCCTGAGATCAGACTCAGCCGGACGGAGGAGCGacgaggagctgcagctgcatcag gTGTGAGCGCCATCATGGATCTGTGTGAGAACAGAGACCAGGGAGGTTCTGCTCCTGGAACCGGTCTGAGTGTGGACCatgagaaccagaaccaaactcACAG GGCGGAGCAGCAGCCCGGACCAGACTCaactggacctggacctggacctggacctggacctggacctggacctggacctggagctggacctgaacctggacctgaacctggacctgaacctggacctggacctgaatCCAAGCACCTGGTCACCCGTAGAAGGTCCATGGTTGTAAACAGCCCTGATCTGAGGGAAACACA gtcGGAGCAGCAGCAAAGTCCAGATTCTGCCGGGCCTGAACCAGAATCTGGACCTGGATCCAAGCAATCAGTCAGGCGTGTGAGGTCCAAGGAATTGAATTTCCCAGATCTAAAAGGAACTAG ACCAGAACTGCAGCAGAATCCAGACCCTGCTGGACTGGACCCTGGACCTGGATCCACATGTCTGCTTCAGCAGAAAACATCAGTTAACGTTAAAGACGTGGACTTTCAGGACATGGA cttaAACCAGCAGTGCTTGGAGGTTCTGAGCCATCAGCATCAGCACCAAACAGATCTGGACTCCATATTTATG CTTCTGGAGGAAAGTATTTTCAGGTTTgtgaaaactgaactgaagaaGATTCAGAGGGTTCTGACTGAAGGAGGCCCAGAATGCTtggagaaccagaaccagaaccagaacgaGGAAGTGCTGGGTGCAAACAGCAGAAACCTGTTTCTGAACATCACGCTGAACTTCCTGAGGGGGATGAAGCAGGAGGAGCTGGCTGATGATCTGCAGAAGA gGACTAATTGTACAGAAACCAGAGAAGAAATCAAGTCCAAGCTAAGGAAGACGTtccagtgtgtgtttgatgaGATGTCTAAAGCAGGAAGTCCAACTGTTCAGAACCACGTCTACATTCCTGAGGAAAAACCTGGAGAGGTTACCGAAGaccagaaagaaaaatccaGGAAACCATACAGACCAGAAACAACCATCAGACAAGAAGACATCTTTAAAGCCCCACCTGGAAGACATGGACCAATCAGAACAGTGATGACAAAGGGAGTAGCTGGCATCGGGAAAACAGTCCTAACTCAGAAGTTCACTCTGGACTGGGCTGAAGACAGAAGCAACCAGGacatccacttcctgttcccgtttaccttcagagagctgaatgtgctgaaagagaaaaagttcAGCTTGGTGGGACTTCTTCATCACttcttcactgaaaccaaagGAACCTGCAGGTTTGATGAGTTCCAGGTTCTGTTCATCTTTGATGGTCTGGATGAGTGTCGACTTCCTCTGGACTTCCACAGGAACCAGATCCTGACTGACGTCACAGAGTCCACCTCAGTGGATGTTCTGCTGACGAACCTCATCAAGGGAAAGCTGCTTCCTTCTGCTCGCCTCTGGATAACCACAAGacctgcagcagccaatcagatccctGCTGAGTGTGTTGACATGgtgacagaggtcagagggtTTACAGATCCACAGAAGGAGGAGTACTTCAGCAAAAGGTTCAGAGATAAGAAGCAGGCAAACAAGATCGTCTCCCACATCAAGACATCACGGAGCCTCCACATCATGTGCCACATCCCGGTCTTCTGCTGGATCAGTGCTACGGTTCTGGAGGACGTGTTGAAAACCAAAGATGGACCAGAGCTGCCCAAGACCCTGAcggagatgtacatccacttcCTGGTGGTTCAAACCAAAGTGAAGCAGGTCAAGTACTACGGAGGAGCAGAGACAGATTCACAGTGGAGTCCAGAGACCAGGAAGGTGATCGAGTCTTTAGGAAAACTGGCCtttgagcagctgcagaaaggaaaCCTGATCTTCTATGAATCGGACCTGACAGAGAGTGGCATCGATATCAGAGACGCCTCAGTTTACTCTGGAGTGTTCACCCAGATCTTTAAAGAGGAGAGAGGGCTGTACCAGGACAAGGTGTTCTGCTTCGTCCATCTGAGTGTTCAGGAGTTTCTGGCTGCTCTTCACGTCCATCTGACCTTCATCACCTCTGGGGTCAACCTgttaggagaaaaacaaactaactctGAGACACATTTCTACATGACTGCTGTGAACAGAGCCTCACAGAGTCCAAATGGTCATCTGGACCTGTTCCTCCGCTTCCTTCTGGGGCTGTCATGCCATAAAAATCAGACTCTGCTGCGAGGACTTGTCTCCCAGAAAGACTGTAACTCACAGGAAAACCAGAACCTAGTCAGTCACATCAAAGAGAAGATCAGGGAGAATccatctgcagagaaaagcatcaaCCTGTTCCACTGTCTGAATGAACTCAACGATCGTTCTCTGGTGGAAGAAATCCAACAGTTCATAACATCAGGAAGCCTCTCCACAGATGATCTGTCTCCTGCTCAGTGGTCAGCTCTGGTCTTCATCTTACTGTCATCAGAAGAAGATCTGGACGTGTTTGACTTGAAGAAATACTCTGCTTCAGAGGAGGCTCTCCTGAGGCTGCTGCCGGTGGTCAAAGCCTCTGACAAAGTGCT GCTGAGTGGCTGTAACCTCTCAGAGAGGAGCTGTGAAGctctgtcctcagtcctcaGCTCCTCGTCCTCCAGTCTCAGACAGCTGGACCTGAGCAACAACAACCTgaaggattcaggagtgaagcttCTGTCTGCTGGACTGAAGAGTCCAAACTGTAAACTGGAAGTTCTCAG TCTTTCAGGTTGTCTGATCAGAGATGAAGGCTGTGCTTCTCTGGCCTCAGCTCTGAGCTCGAACCCGTCCCATCTGAGAGAACTGGACCTGAGCTACAACCATCCAGGAGCCTCAGGACTGAAGCTGCTCTCTGCCGGCTTACAGGATCCACTCTGGAGACTGGACACCCTCAG GTTGGACCACGCTGGAGAGCAGAGTCTAAAACCTGGTCTGAAGAAAT ATTTCTGTAAACTTGAACTGGACAAAAACTCGTTAAACAGACACCTGCAGGTGTCTGACACCAACAGGAAGATGACCTTAGTGAAAGCCAAGCAGCCGTATCCAGATCACCCGGATCGGTTCGACTTGTGGCAGCTGCTGTGCAGAAACGCTCTGACCGGGCGGTGTTACTGGGAGGTGGAGTGGAGGGGCGGCGTTCGGATCGCCCTCAGTTACAGGCGGATCCCGAGGAAGGGGCAGAGTAACGACTGCAGGTTTGGTGGCAGCGATGCTTCCTGGAGGCTGAGCTGCTCTGATGGAGGTTACTCCATCTGTCATGGAAACAGTCAGGTTTTCATCCCGACCTTGTCCGTCTCCCACAGAGTGGCCGTGTACGTGGACTGTCCTGCTGGGACTCTGTCCTTCTACAGGGTGTCCTCGGGCTCTCTGATCCACCTGTACACTTTCAGCACCAGCTTCACTCAGCCTCTGTACGCTGGATTTGGGTTTACGTCGTACGACTCCTCCGTTTCCCTCTGCTCTGTGTAG
- the LOC108240286 gene encoding NACHT, LRR and PYD domains-containing protein 9 isoform X2: MDLCENRDQGGSAPGTGLSVDHENQNQTHRAEQQPGPDSTGPGPGPGPGPGPGPGPGAGPEPGPEPGPEPGPGPESKHLVTRRRSMVVNSPDLRETQSEQQQSPDSAGPEPESGPGSKQSVRRVRSKELNFPDLKGTRPELQQNPDPAGLDPGPGSTCLLQQKTSVNVKDVDFQDMDLNQQCLEVLSHQHQHQTDLDSIFMLLEESIFRFVKTELKKIQRVLTEGGPECLENQNQNQNEEVLGANSRNLFLNITLNFLRGMKQEELADDLQKRTNCTETREEIKSKLRKTFQCVFDEMSKAGSPTVQNHVYIPEEKPGEVTEDQKEKSRKPYRPETTIRQEDIFKAPPGRHGPIRTVMTKGVAGIGKTVLTQKFTLDWAEDRSNQDIHFLFPFTFRELNVLKEKKFSLVGLLHHFFTETKGTCRFDEFQVLFIFDGLDECRLPLDFHRNQILTDVTESTSVDVLLTNLIKGKLLPSARLWITTRPAAANQIPAECVDMVTEVRGFTDPQKEEYFSKRFRDKKQANKIVSHIKTSRSLHIMCHIPVFCWISATVLEDVLKTKDGPELPKTLTEMYIHFLVVQTKVKQVKYYGGAETDSQWSPETRKVIESLGKLAFEQLQKGNLIFYESDLTESGIDIRDASVYSGVFTQIFKEERGLYQDKVFCFVHLSVQEFLAALHVHLTFITSGVNLLGEKQTNSETHFYMTAVNRASQSPNGHLDLFLRFLLGLSCHKNQTLLRGLVSQKDCNSQENQNLVSHIKEKIRENPSAEKSINLFHCLNELNDRSLVEEIQQFITSGSLSTDDLSPAQWSALVFILLSSEEDLDVFDLKKYSASEEALLRLLPVVKASDKVLLSGCNLSERSCEALSSVLSSSSSSLRQLDLSNNNLKDSGVKLLSAGLKSPNCKLEVLSLSGCLIRDEGCASLASALSSNPSHLRELDLSYNHPGASGLKLLSAGLQDPLWRLDTLRLDHAGEQSLKPGLKKYFCKLELDKNSLNRHLQVSDTNRKMTLVKAKQPYPDHPDRFDLWQLLCRNALTGRCYWEVEWRGGVRIALSYRRIPRKGQSNDCRFGGSDASWRLSCSDGGYSICHGNSQVFIPTLSVSHRVAVYVDCPAGTLSFYRVSSGSLIHLYTFSTSFTQPLYAGFGFTSYDSSVSLCSV, from the exons ATGGATCTGTGTGAGAACAGAGACCAGGGAGGTTCTGCTCCTGGAACCGGTCTGAGTGTGGACCatgagaaccagaaccaaactcACAG GGCGGAGCAGCAGCCCGGACCAGACTCaactggacctggacctggacctggacctggacctggacctggacctggacctggagctggacctgaacctggacctgaacctggacctgaacctggacctggacctgaatCCAAGCACCTGGTCACCCGTAGAAGGTCCATGGTTGTAAACAGCCCTGATCTGAGGGAAACACA gtcGGAGCAGCAGCAAAGTCCAGATTCTGCCGGGCCTGAACCAGAATCTGGACCTGGATCCAAGCAATCAGTCAGGCGTGTGAGGTCCAAGGAATTGAATTTCCCAGATCTAAAAGGAACTAG ACCAGAACTGCAGCAGAATCCAGACCCTGCTGGACTGGACCCTGGACCTGGATCCACATGTCTGCTTCAGCAGAAAACATCAGTTAACGTTAAAGACGTGGACTTTCAGGACATGGA cttaAACCAGCAGTGCTTGGAGGTTCTGAGCCATCAGCATCAGCACCAAACAGATCTGGACTCCATATTTATG CTTCTGGAGGAAAGTATTTTCAGGTTTgtgaaaactgaactgaagaaGATTCAGAGGGTTCTGACTGAAGGAGGCCCAGAATGCTtggagaaccagaaccagaaccagaacgaGGAAGTGCTGGGTGCAAACAGCAGAAACCTGTTTCTGAACATCACGCTGAACTTCCTGAGGGGGATGAAGCAGGAGGAGCTGGCTGATGATCTGCAGAAGA gGACTAATTGTACAGAAACCAGAGAAGAAATCAAGTCCAAGCTAAGGAAGACGTtccagtgtgtgtttgatgaGATGTCTAAAGCAGGAAGTCCAACTGTTCAGAACCACGTCTACATTCCTGAGGAAAAACCTGGAGAGGTTACCGAAGaccagaaagaaaaatccaGGAAACCATACAGACCAGAAACAACCATCAGACAAGAAGACATCTTTAAAGCCCCACCTGGAAGACATGGACCAATCAGAACAGTGATGACAAAGGGAGTAGCTGGCATCGGGAAAACAGTCCTAACTCAGAAGTTCACTCTGGACTGGGCTGAAGACAGAAGCAACCAGGacatccacttcctgttcccgtttaccttcagagagctgaatgtgctgaaagagaaaaagttcAGCTTGGTGGGACTTCTTCATCACttcttcactgaaaccaaagGAACCTGCAGGTTTGATGAGTTCCAGGTTCTGTTCATCTTTGATGGTCTGGATGAGTGTCGACTTCCTCTGGACTTCCACAGGAACCAGATCCTGACTGACGTCACAGAGTCCACCTCAGTGGATGTTCTGCTGACGAACCTCATCAAGGGAAAGCTGCTTCCTTCTGCTCGCCTCTGGATAACCACAAGacctgcagcagccaatcagatccctGCTGAGTGTGTTGACATGgtgacagaggtcagagggtTTACAGATCCACAGAAGGAGGAGTACTTCAGCAAAAGGTTCAGAGATAAGAAGCAGGCAAACAAGATCGTCTCCCACATCAAGACATCACGGAGCCTCCACATCATGTGCCACATCCCGGTCTTCTGCTGGATCAGTGCTACGGTTCTGGAGGACGTGTTGAAAACCAAAGATGGACCAGAGCTGCCCAAGACCCTGAcggagatgtacatccacttcCTGGTGGTTCAAACCAAAGTGAAGCAGGTCAAGTACTACGGAGGAGCAGAGACAGATTCACAGTGGAGTCCAGAGACCAGGAAGGTGATCGAGTCTTTAGGAAAACTGGCCtttgagcagctgcagaaaggaaaCCTGATCTTCTATGAATCGGACCTGACAGAGAGTGGCATCGATATCAGAGACGCCTCAGTTTACTCTGGAGTGTTCACCCAGATCTTTAAAGAGGAGAGAGGGCTGTACCAGGACAAGGTGTTCTGCTTCGTCCATCTGAGTGTTCAGGAGTTTCTGGCTGCTCTTCACGTCCATCTGACCTTCATCACCTCTGGGGTCAACCTgttaggagaaaaacaaactaactctGAGACACATTTCTACATGACTGCTGTGAACAGAGCCTCACAGAGTCCAAATGGTCATCTGGACCTGTTCCTCCGCTTCCTTCTGGGGCTGTCATGCCATAAAAATCAGACTCTGCTGCGAGGACTTGTCTCCCAGAAAGACTGTAACTCACAGGAAAACCAGAACCTAGTCAGTCACATCAAAGAGAAGATCAGGGAGAATccatctgcagagaaaagcatcaaCCTGTTCCACTGTCTGAATGAACTCAACGATCGTTCTCTGGTGGAAGAAATCCAACAGTTCATAACATCAGGAAGCCTCTCCACAGATGATCTGTCTCCTGCTCAGTGGTCAGCTCTGGTCTTCATCTTACTGTCATCAGAAGAAGATCTGGACGTGTTTGACTTGAAGAAATACTCTGCTTCAGAGGAGGCTCTCCTGAGGCTGCTGCCGGTGGTCAAAGCCTCTGACAAAGTGCT GCTGAGTGGCTGTAACCTCTCAGAGAGGAGCTGTGAAGctctgtcctcagtcctcaGCTCCTCGTCCTCCAGTCTCAGACAGCTGGACCTGAGCAACAACAACCTgaaggattcaggagtgaagcttCTGTCTGCTGGACTGAAGAGTCCAAACTGTAAACTGGAAGTTCTCAG TCTTTCAGGTTGTCTGATCAGAGATGAAGGCTGTGCTTCTCTGGCCTCAGCTCTGAGCTCGAACCCGTCCCATCTGAGAGAACTGGACCTGAGCTACAACCATCCAGGAGCCTCAGGACTGAAGCTGCTCTCTGCCGGCTTACAGGATCCACTCTGGAGACTGGACACCCTCAG GTTGGACCACGCTGGAGAGCAGAGTCTAAAACCTGGTCTGAAGAAAT ATTTCTGTAAACTTGAACTGGACAAAAACTCGTTAAACAGACACCTGCAGGTGTCTGACACCAACAGGAAGATGACCTTAGTGAAAGCCAAGCAGCCGTATCCAGATCACCCGGATCGGTTCGACTTGTGGCAGCTGCTGTGCAGAAACGCTCTGACCGGGCGGTGTTACTGGGAGGTGGAGTGGAGGGGCGGCGTTCGGATCGCCCTCAGTTACAGGCGGATCCCGAGGAAGGGGCAGAGTAACGACTGCAGGTTTGGTGGCAGCGATGCTTCCTGGAGGCTGAGCTGCTCTGATGGAGGTTACTCCATCTGTCATGGAAACAGTCAGGTTTTCATCCCGACCTTGTCCGTCTCCCACAGAGTGGCCGTGTACGTGGACTGTCCTGCTGGGACTCTGTCCTTCTACAGGGTGTCCTCGGGCTCTCTGATCCACCTGTACACTTTCAGCACCAGCTTCACTCAGCCTCTGTACGCTGGATTTGGGTTTACGTCGTACGACTCCTCCGTTTCCCTCTGCTCTGTGTAG
- the si:ch211-202p1.5 gene encoding endothelin-1 isoform X2, whose amino-acid sequence MSGNKGEHRRSTLTNIEASVMSPVVQEGPVVEEGPVVEEGPVVEEGPLVQLPPTAHRREKRCSCENQKDKECIFFCHIGIVWVNTPSHVVPYGFGPVRLRRDLQRCFCTDSQDTKCLSFCSDHTHTPETSEMDNLKMYRDAFWEKRSRHALRQQT is encoded by the exons ATGTCAGGAAACAAAGGAGAACATCGTCGTTCAACACTAACAAACATTGAAG CTTCTGTTATGAGTCCCGTGGTGCAGGAGGGCCCCGTGGTGGAGGAGGGTCCCGTGGTGGAGGAGGGCCCCGTGGTGGAGGAGGGCCCCCTCGTGCAGCTCCCCCCCACAGCCCACCGGCGGGAGAAACGCTGCTCCTGTGAGAACCAGAAAGACAAGGAGTGTATTTTCTTCTGTCACATCGGCATCGTCTGGGTCAACACCCCGAG ccATGTGGTTCCTTACGGGTTCGGACCTGTTCGGCTCAGGAGGGATCTGCAGCGCTGCTTCTGCACCGACTCACAGGACACCAAGTGTCTGAGCTTCTGCTccgaccacacacacacacc aGAGACGAGTGAGATGGACAACCTGAAGATGTACAGAGATGCATTCTGGGAAAAAAGGAGCAGACACGCTCTGAGACAGCAGACCTGA
- the si:ch211-202p1.5 gene encoding endothelin-1 isoform X1, which translates to MGLSCFSMDMTYLWLLTTTLMLLQQFEASVMSPVVQEGPVVEEGPVVEEGPVVEEGPLVQLPPTAHRREKRCSCENQKDKECIFFCHIGIVWVNTPSHVVPYGFGPVRLRRDLQRCFCTDSQDTKCLSFCSDHTHTPETSEMDNLKMYRDAFWEKRSRHALRQQT; encoded by the exons ATGGGACTGAGCTGCTTTAG CATGGATATGACTTACCTTTGGCTCCTCACCACCACTCTGATGTTGCTCCAGCAGTTTGAAG CTTCTGTTATGAGTCCCGTGGTGCAGGAGGGCCCCGTGGTGGAGGAGGGTCCCGTGGTGGAGGAGGGCCCCGTGGTGGAGGAGGGCCCCCTCGTGCAGCTCCCCCCCACAGCCCACCGGCGGGAGAAACGCTGCTCCTGTGAGAACCAGAAAGACAAGGAGTGTATTTTCTTCTGTCACATCGGCATCGTCTGGGTCAACACCCCGAG ccATGTGGTTCCTTACGGGTTCGGACCTGTTCGGCTCAGGAGGGATCTGCAGCGCTGCTTCTGCACCGACTCACAGGACACCAAGTGTCTGAGCTTCTGCTccgaccacacacacacacc aGAGACGAGTGAGATGGACAACCTGAAGATGTACAGAGATGCATTCTGGGAAAAAAGGAGCAGACACGCTCTGAGACAGCAGACCTGA